The DNA segment TGTCGTAAATTCTTTTAAGCCTTCGTATTCTGCACTGATCCTTGCGCTATAGTTGTGAAAAGCCACGTATTTGCCCAGGACTCCGCTGTCATTCCCCAATCCGTTTGGAAAACGGGAAGAAGTGGAATTCAACAGGATCAGATTGGTATTGATGGCAGCAGCATTCACAAAAATGACCTTTGCAAAATATTCTGTCACCTCTTTGGTATTGGTATCCACCACCCTTACACCGGATGCTTTTCCCAGCTTCTCGTCATAGATGACAGACTCGACCACAGAGAACGGTTTTAAGGTCAGATTTCCCGTTTTTGCTGCCCATGGTAAAGTAGAAGCATTGCTGCTAAAATAGCCACCAAAAGGACAGCCACGCTGACATAAATTCCTGTTCTGACACTTCCCTCTCCCCTGGTCAAAATGAACCTGTCTGGGTTGCGACAAGTGTGCACAGCGCGAGCTGATGACATGTCGGCCGGTATATTTTTCTTTCAGTGTTTTCTTAAAATAATCTTCCACCGCATTTAATGGAAAAGCAGGTAGAAAATCACCGTCAGGCAATTCTGCCAGGCCATCTTTATTACCTGAAATCCCTGCAAACTGCTCTACATAACTATACCAGGAAGCCAGGTCTTTATACCTTATTGGCCAGTCGACCGCAAAATCATCTCTCAAAGGACCTTCAAAATCAAGGTCACTCCAGCGCTGTGTCTGCCGGGCCCATAATAAAGATTTTCCACCTACCTGGTAGCCGCGGATCCAGTCAAAGGGCTTCTCCTGAACATAAGGATGTTCCTTGTCTTTCACAAAAAAATGCATCGCATCTTCCCGGAAAGCATAACACTTGCTCACTACCGGGTTTTCCTTGCGGATGGCGAGTGTCAACTCCCCACGGTGCTCAAATTCGTAGGGATATTTATTGGTTGTCGGATAGTCGATCAGGTGTTTTACGTCCCTGCCCCGCTCCAATACCAGCGTTTTTAATCCTTTCTCTGTAAATTCTTTGGCGGCCCATCCACCACTAATGCCGGAGCCAATGACGATGGCATCATATGTATGTTGTTTCTTTGACATGTTCTCTTTTGATTAAGCGGTTTTAACAGGAAAATAACCATTGTACCTTCCCGGAACCAGTTCCCAGATGACCAGGTTGCTCATTACATATTTCGAATTCAGGTAACCACCGATGGTACGTGATTTCATGATGGCATAAAAATCAGCAATTTCTTTCGCCAGACCTGGTTTACCGGCATTGGCTTCGATGAGTTTTTGCTGTAGCTCCGCTCCTGCTAATCCCTCAAAAGCATCCAGACCTTTCATAAAAGATTCCTGTTCTTGTTTTTCGTAGCAGTCGTCCAGCATTTTTAAGACAAAAAGGTGGAGTTTCAGGTCTTTGGCACCAGGGGTATTTGTTTTTGGAAGGATCAATTCTGCAATCTCTGCCAGTAATTTTTCCTGTGTGGCGGAAATATCCAGGTGTTGCAGTTGAATGGAAACTTTGCCCTCCTCTCTTAAACAGGAAGGTAGCAGGGCCATACCCCCTGCAAATATCAATACTTGTTTGATGGCTAAACGTCTGTTCATTGGTTAATCGTGTGTCTGCTAATGTAATCCAAAATCCTGAAGTCTCATAGAAAAACCAAGTAAGAAAAACCGGGTCACCCCATTCGTCCGGCTTTCTGTAACCGCATTATCGGAGAAAGTTCTGTTCAGGCCATTGCCCTGATTCAGGAGGTCATTTACCGCAAAGGTGATCATTCCTGTTCTCTTTTTGAAAATGGTTTTTTCTATTCCTGCATTGATCAGTAGTGGATTGTTTGCCGCAATGGAATATCCGCTGTTGATCCTTTTAGTGCTGGTAAAATTCAGGGTCCAGGACTTGTTAAGGATAAACCTCGAGTAGAGGTTAAATGTCCAGGTTTCTACATTTCTCGTCTGACCTGCACTGCTTAAAGAATACGTGTTCGCATTCAATCCATAGCTGGCCTGTGCAGTGAGGCTCAGTTTCTCCGTGTTTGCAGAAAAGCTGAATTGTTGGTTGTAATTAAATCTTTTGCTGAAACTCTTCTTGCCATCGGTAAACAACACATCATTGGCACGGTCCAGATTTCCATTCAGGGAGAAAGCAAACCTTCTTCTTGAAAAAGGATAGGATAAGGTATAGGAAGTGCCGATGTTATAATTTCCATTTGCATTCACGTACCGTGTTTCCTGCTTCAGGCTGTTCAAGCTATCTACTACCAGAACCACATTCGCGACCACCTGATTTTGAATCAGGCCGGTGTTTAGTCCGATCTGGAAGGAAAGCCCACCCGCGGGATCAAAAAGACGGTAATCTACATTTGCATTGTGGTTAAAGGAAGTCTTCAGCTCCGGATTTCCAATAATCACATTCTGGAGGTCTCTGGTATCCGCTACCGGTTGTAATTGCTGAAAATCAGGCGCATTACTAGAACCGTTATAGTTTCCACTGAGGGCCTGTGAGGGCGAAATCACAAAATTGAAGTTCCCTGAGGGTGAGAAATTGACCGTATTCTGCCGGATCCGGTCGGTACGGCCTTCATAGCTTCCCTTTAAAGAACTGGGCTGCAAAGAAATTCCGGCAGTATAATTCAAACGTTTTGAACCATACCTATAGCTGACCCGAAAATTATTATTGAGGAATGTGGAATGGTAAACGTTACTTAAGGAATCTACAAAACTGATCTGCCCATTCGGAGCCCTCACCCGGGTCTGTAGACTATTATTGGTCGCGGATAAAGAGAAAACGTAGTTAAAGTCGATATTCTTTGTGCTTACCGTATCATCCGGGCGACTGAGCGGTTCGCTATAGCTGACACTCGCGGTAAACTGATCATTGGAACTCTTGTTGTCCACCAGACGGTTCAATAAACTATCCTTTATAAAAGCGCCTGTTTTCTGATCATAATAGCCTATTTTATTCATCATATCCTGGTCGCTTTTTGAGCTTCCCAAAACACCTGACAGGTTCACATACATCGTCCTTCCTTTTTTCTCAAAGCTTTTCCCCCAGCCAAAGTTAGCGTTCAGATTGGGGTTGTATTGATTCGAATTGCTGCTGTTATACAGGTCCTGCCGGATGGCCCCTTTCTGAACATTTTCGGAACTGCTGTTCGATCGCCCGTTAGAAAAACTACCGTTTAAAGAGGCAGTGAGGTATTCTTTATCATAGTTCCCCTGCAGATTCAGGTCAAAATTATGTCCGTCAGACTTCGACTCCGACGCGTTCTCGTTCGTAGTATATAAGGTTCCCAGCGGATTAACGCGTTCTATATAATTGAATTGATTGTTTTCATTGAGGTTGTTGTTAAACGCATAGTTGGCAGATCCAACCGTTCTTTTGCTAAGGTGATTCCGGTAGTTTCCCGAAGTATAAAGTCCACGGGTGGATCCTGCGCTGTTATTGGCATTGTTCAGGTTGGCACTTACCCCGATTTGTTTGTCGTCCTTCCAGATATTCCCTGAGGTCTGAAAGCCATATCGGTTATTTGTCCCACCATCTATTCCGGCATTGCCAAAAGTCCCCCTGTTTCTTCCGGGTTTAGTAACCAGATTGAGGATCTTTTTTGGTGCTCCCATCTTTATCCCGGTGAGCTTAGCTTCCTCTCCATAGTCGTCAACCACCTGTATATGAGAGAACATTTCTGCAGGCAGCTGCTTGATGAATTCCTTTACATTACCGGTAAAAAAATCCTTTCCATTGACCCTGATTTTAGTCATTTCTTTCCCCATGGAAGTCACCTTTCCTTTCTCGTCCACTTCCATCCCCGGCAATTGTTTCAGCAATTGATCCACATGGTCTCCATCGCGAACCTTATAGGCTGCAGTATTGTATTCCAGGGTATCTTTTTTCACTTTCATGGCCACAATCTTCCCTTCTATCACTACTTCTTTCAACATTTGGGTATCTGGTCGCAACAGGATCGGTTTCAGCTGAAGGGTGTTTTCTCCGGATTTAAAGGTATGGGTACTTGACGCAGGGCGATAACCAATACTTCTGACAAGCAGGGAAAAATCCGGCGACTGAAACTGATCAAAGGAAAATTGTCCATCTTTATCCGTGTTGGTACTCAGGGTGTCTTTGCCAGCAATCATCCGGATATTGGCGCCTGGAATAGCCTGCCTGGTACTATCCGTTACACTCCCCTTCACAAGGCGCTTCAGCTGGGCGTTTAGTTTGAGCCCGGAACACAATAAGACAATAAGAAATAAGAAAATCCTCCCAGTAATACTCAATTTAATTTCAATTTATGGCCTTAAGGCGGCTAATATAGAGAAATTCACTGGTTAGTTGATTAGAAAATGAGCAATGCGACAAGCATTTCCGGTACTTTTTTCATTTTTATGATCACTGATCCGAAGCTTTAAAGTATGACTCCCTGCTTTCAGGTCAGCACCGAACAGCACATACCAGGGTAAATGCAGCGACTTGCTCCATTTGGTATATAAATCCAGTTCCCTTTCCGGGCCGTTGTCTATTGAATAAACCACCGTTCCGGCATCTGCACCAGACACGACAGACATACCTACCGCAGTACCTTTAAAGTTCAGTGTTAATGTCGCTGCCGGACGCGTAGCTACCAGCATCGGAACATGAACAAAGCCCTTGCGTGTTCCCAGTCCATCCGCAGGACGCCAGTCTTCTATTAGCTGCCATCCATCTGAGTAGTTAGCTGTTGTGATTTTCTGATAATGTCCACGTTCAAAATTGCCTTTGATCAGAGGCTCAGGCAATTGGCGAAGCCCCATCTTTTTATCGCCGGTTAATGCTGCATCCTCAAAATTGACAGCCAACAAGGTCCTGATGGTTTTCGCATAAACTCCCTGTCCGAATGGAGAAGGATGCAGGTCTTTGAAATCTTTGTCCCAATTGAATTCCTTATTTTCCATCCTGTCCCTGACCTCCTTTGCGAGGTTAATAGATGGCAATCCATAATGGGCAGCTATGAGTTCATGGTTGACAATCGAAACCGGTATTTTCCCTTCATTATACGCCTTCGTTTTATCCGGATCGGCGAAAGACATCAGCACAATGTCCATATTGGGTTGATCCCGTTTTGCATGTCGGACCATCCCCTCCAGCGCGCGCAATTGCGTCAGGCTATCTGTACCATTTACCTCGTCATTTACCGCAGCTTCCAGAAACAACAAATCTACTTTTCCGGAATCCAAAACATCTCTTTGCAGGCGAAATGCATGTGGTAAGCTACCCAGTGAAGGAATGCCGGCCGCAATAAAGTGAAATGAAGTATTGGGGAAACGGCGTTGCAGGGTGATACAAACAGAGTCCCGCCAGCCGGGCGCATTGGTGATCGATCCGCCAAGGAAAGCTACAGTAGCTGTTTTTTGATGGTTAAAAACCCGAAAAGCGTTCGGTAGTCCTTTTCTGGAGGAAATATAATGACGGTTGTCCAAGGGAGAAACCTGTCCATCAATCTCATTTATAAAACATAGCAATACGAAAAAAAACAACAACAGTCTCTTGGTCATATACAGGATTAACCCCTCTTAAATTAAGGCAGTTAAATATAGCGATTAATGATTGGGGTCGTATTGATATACGATTTGATAAGGGGTATTTCTTAATTTTGCAGAGATTACACCTATAGGTAAGTCCTCCTTTTGTGGTGTAGGTTCGCAAACCGAATACAATTTCCCTTTGTAAACGATGGCATCGCCGATTGGCTTATCAAACTGAACACCCATGGTGATGTGCGTAGGATATAACATCGCAATCATGGGCAGATTATAGATCTCTTTGACCAGGTAAAAGAACAATGCTACCCGATCGTCACAGTCACTATGACTGGCAAATAAGGTCTCTTCAGGAGAAAGCCGCTTCTCTCCGCCATAATTGGCCTGATCATCCTCATATAAAAAAGCATAACGGGTGAAGCGCATTAAATAGTCCACCCCTTTTTTCTGATTCATTCCTGCCACATTTTTTTTAAGTAAAGGAATCAGTGATCCATAGGTTTCTTTACTCAGTGGAATGTTAAAATAACTTTCAAAATCTACCCCGGGATAATTGGCAAAGATGGCTTCTACATCCTTACTCAGCTTGATGTTAAAATGATAAGCTTTATGTTTATACACAAATTCCAGTTTCTTTTCAATGTAATTGTCCGGTTTAAAATCAGGCAGTTTAGTCACCTTATAAGAAAAGGATTTTGTGGCTCCTGCAACAGCAATCGTTACCGGGATCGGCGGGTCCTGATTCAGGTCTGCCTTAGGATAATCATGGTAATTGAGGCACATGAATTTCTTGTGATCCACCATAAAGAATGGAATATCCGAAATGTCTTCATCATTGAAAATGTAGAAAATGATCCGGTCTTTACTGATGGCCAGTCTGGCATCATAACCTGACTTTGCCAAAAAGAACCATTTATATAAGGTATAACGGCTGTAATTGTCTCCCTTAGGACTAATTTGCTGCGCTGTTTTGCGAATCAGTTGATAATACAGCCAGTCGTTCAGTTCATATCTTTTGCGGTAAGCCAGCAGGGAATCTATGATCGGCTGGTAATCTCCGGAATTTAAACGTTGGTAAGCTGATTTGATTGATTGTTCGGAAAGCTCCGGAGCAGGAACCATCACAGAAGTATCAATCTCTGTGTTAAACGTTCCCTGATAAAATTCAAAAGCGATCCATTGCTTACCCTGACCATAGGCGGTTGTCAAAGTAAGCGTCAGAAATAGCGTCCCGAAAATTTTAAAAAGACGGTCCATAAGAATTGCTTCGCTTAACATTAAATATACATAAAATTTACCTTAAATTAATGTAATATTTATGTCTTATTAACTGAACAATGCGAGCAGTTCTTTTTTAGTTAAGGACTTATAAATGGAAGCATCTGTCTTGATCAGGTCCCTGACGAGGTCCTTTTTCGAGGCTTGCAGTTTCCTGATTTTTTCTTCAATCGTATCCGGACAAATCAGGCGGACCGCAATCACATTTTTCTGTTGCCCAATGCGGTATGTACGGTCAATGGCCTGGTTCTCTACCGCAGGATTCCACCAGGGATCAACCAGGTATACGTAATCTGCCTGTGTGAGGTTTAATCCTACCCCTCCTGCTTTCAGACTGATCAGGAACACCCGGATGTCCGGATTGTCCTGAAAAGAAGCAACTACCGCTTCCCGGTTTTTTGTTTGTCCGGTCAGGTAAGCAAAGGAAATTCCTTTCTCCTGTAATTCCTTTTTTATCAGTTCCAGCATGCCAACGAACTGAGAGAAAACGAGGATCTTGTGTTGCTTAGACTTATTCTCTATCTGTTCCAGTAATACCTCCATCTTCGCAGAAGAACTGCCATAGAATTCATCCTCGCTCAATAATGCCGGAGAATTACAAATCTGCCTTAGCTTGGTGATGCCTTTTAAGACGTTCATGGTATTGCTGGCCACCTCTGCATCCGTTTGGTTGGTCAGGTAATCCCGGATTTCCTTTTCGTAACCATCGTAAACTTTGCGTTGATCCGCTTCCATTTCACAATAAATGACCATTTCTGTTTTATCAGGCAGCTCTTTGGCCACCTGTTCTTTTGTACGCCGTAAAAGGAATGGATTGATCCGGTTTTGCAATTGCGTAGCGGCCCTACGGTCCTTAAACTGGTCGATCGGCGTAGAATAAATCTCTCTGAAATACTGCTTGCTGCCCAGTAAACCGGGACAGGCAAAAGACAGTTGTCCGTAAAGATCGAAGGTGTTGTTTTCTATCGGCGTTCCCGTCAGCACCACCTTGTTCCTGGATTGCAACAGGCGAACGGATTTATACCGCTGAGATTCCGGATTCTTAATGGTTTGCGATTCATCGAGAAAGATATAGTTAAATCGATATTCTTTCAGGAACCTGGCATCCGTAAGCAAGGTGCCATAAGAAGTAATCAGGACTTCATACTGATCAAAATCACGGTGGTGTTTAATCCGGTCCGTTCCATAAATGGTCAGCATTTTTATGGAAGGGGCAAATTTGGCGATTTCCTGTTGCCAGTTAAAAATCAGCGATGCAGGAACGACAATCAGATTGGTGTTATGTCCTATTTTTGCTCTTTGCGACAGAATGAAGGCGATGATCTGTATGGTCTTCCCTAAGCCCATATCATCTGCCAGGCAGGCGCCAAAATTAAATTCATCGAGGAAGTTCAGCCAGTTTAAGCCTTGTTTCTGATATTCCCTTAATGTGGCGTTCAGTCCTTCAGGTATGGCAACTTCTGTAATGGTATCTGAGCCAGATAGCTTCTTTTTATAAATGGCGAGCTGATCTTTCACCGATTCATCCAGAAGCTGGTCTTCGTACATCTCTTCAATGGCCGTAAAACTGATTTTAGGCGTTTGGATGTATTCCTCTACCACTTCTCCCGCATTGAAATATTTGGTAAACTTCGCGATCCACTCATCCGGAAGAATTCCCATGGTGCCATCATCCAGCTTTACAAATTTGTTTTTGTTGCGGATAGATTGGTGCAGGTGCCTTAATGAAACGACCTGGTTCCCATATTTAAGCTTTACCGCCGTTTTAAACCAATCAATTCCACTCATCACATTGATGGAAATATTGGCCTTATGCTGGTTCAGGTTATTGTTCTTTAACTGATTGAAACCCAAAATCGTAATGCCCTTGTTCCGCCACTCTTCAAAGGCATGGAGAAACCAGTTATTTTCTAAAAGC comes from the Pedobacter sp. FW305-3-2-15-E-R2A2 genome and includes:
- a CDS encoding GMC family oxidoreductase; this translates as MSKKQHTYDAIVIGSGISGGWAAKEFTEKGLKTLVLERGRDVKHLIDYPTTNKYPYEFEHRGELTLAIRKENPVVSKCYAFREDAMHFFVKDKEHPYVQEKPFDWIRGYQVGGKSLLWARQTQRWSDLDFEGPLRDDFAVDWPIRYKDLASWYSYVEQFAGISGNKDGLAELPDGDFLPAFPLNAVEDYFKKTLKEKYTGRHVISSRCAHLSQPRQVHFDQGRGKCQNRNLCQRGCPFGGYFSSNASTLPWAAKTGNLTLKPFSVVESVIYDEKLGKASGVRVVDTNTKEVTEYFAKVIFVNAAAINTNLILLNSTSSRFPNGLGNDSGVLGKYVAFHNYSARISAEYEGLKEFTTDGRNPSDGGYIPRFRNLLKQETNFKRGYAAGFSAYRSPERDTSGMGTDLKAQLLNKNPGPWQVGSHMMGETIPKKSNYVKLDKDQKDEWGIPLLRISVDYDDNDAKMKKDYLEQLTEMFTEAGFKNIKPNDGGQAPGLDIHEMGGARMGHDPKTSVLNKWNQLHDCKNVFVTDGACMTSTSTQNPSLTYMALTARAVDYAVQQMKKGEL
- a CDS encoding gluconate 2-dehydrogenase subunit 3 family protein, which gives rise to MNRRLAIKQVLIFAGGMALLPSCLREEGKVSIQLQHLDISATQEKLLAEIAELILPKTNTPGAKDLKLHLFVLKMLDDCYEKQEQESFMKGLDAFEGLAGAELQQKLIEANAGKPGLAKEIADFYAIMKSRTIGGYLNSKYVMSNLVIWELVPGRYNGYFPVKTA
- a CDS encoding outer membrane beta-barrel protein, with product MSITGRIFLFLIVLLCSGLKLNAQLKRLVKGSVTDSTRQAIPGANIRMIAGKDTLSTNTDKDGQFSFDQFQSPDFSLLVRSIGYRPASSTHTFKSGENTLQLKPILLRPDTQMLKEVVIEGKIVAMKVKKDTLEYNTAAYKVRDGDHVDQLLKQLPGMEVDEKGKVTSMGKEMTKIRVNGKDFFTGNVKEFIKQLPAEMFSHIQVVDDYGEEAKLTGIKMGAPKKILNLVTKPGRNRGTFGNAGIDGGTNNRYGFQTSGNIWKDDKQIGVSANLNNANNSAGSTRGLYTSGNYRNHLSKRTVGSANYAFNNNLNENNQFNYIERVNPLGTLYTTNENASESKSDGHNFDLNLQGNYDKEYLTASLNGSFSNGRSNSSSENVQKGAIRQDLYNSSNSNQYNPNLNANFGWGKSFEKKGRTMYVNLSGVLGSSKSDQDMMNKIGYYDQKTGAFIKDSLLNRLVDNKSSNDQFTASVSYSEPLSRPDDTVSTKNIDFNYVFSLSATNNSLQTRVRAPNGQISFVDSLSNVYHSTFLNNNFRVSYRYGSKRLNYTAGISLQPSSLKGSYEGRTDRIRQNTVNFSPSGNFNFVISPSQALSGNYNGSSNAPDFQQLQPVADTRDLQNVIIGNPELKTSFNHNANVDYRLFDPAGGLSFQIGLNTGLIQNQVVANVVLVVDSLNSLKQETRYVNANGNYNIGTSYTLSYPFSRRRFAFSLNGNLDRANDVLFTDGKKSFSKRFNYNQQFSFSANTEKLSLTAQASYGLNANTYSLSSAGQTRNVETWTFNLYSRFILNKSWTLNFTSTKRINSGYSIAANNPLLINAGIEKTIFKKRTGMITFAVNDLLNQGNGLNRTFSDNAVTESRTNGVTRFFLLGFSMRLQDFGLH
- a CDS encoding SGNH/GDSL hydrolase family protein, translating into MTKRLLLFFFVLLCFINEIDGQVSPLDNRHYISSRKGLPNAFRVFNHQKTATVAFLGGSITNAPGWRDSVCITLQRRFPNTSFHFIAAGIPSLGSLPHAFRLQRDVLDSGKVDLLFLEAAVNDEVNGTDSLTQLRALEGMVRHAKRDQPNMDIVLMSFADPDKTKAYNEGKIPVSIVNHELIAAHYGLPSINLAKEVRDRMENKEFNWDKDFKDLHPSPFGQGVYAKTIRTLLAVNFEDAALTGDKKMGLRQLPEPLIKGNFERGHYQKITTANYSDGWQLIEDWRPADGLGTRKGFVHVPMLVATRPAATLTLNFKGTAVGMSVVSGADAGTVVYSIDNGPERELDLYTKWSKSLHLPWYVLFGADLKAGSHTLKLRISDHKNEKSTGNACRIAHFLIN
- a CDS encoding DEAD/DEAH box helicase, coding for MELPQEMDVRKEYILRDFDFSELTTLFILKQVNEQPDTGARGYYDLLPEDIRIDAVFFSHPGSSIPFPGVGVTQSGNVTILTCNCTDTSSKLCAHQAQALHNLMERPAIRLFFDAKLRGERMKLQAKDYGLEKEENLADFFELEYDNGNTKIKTVRKELFPLNGQIKQELRNTLLPKQGLQLPVSMAAKANHKMGLVFGQHRFYSHLTLELIEAQTTLEGKFKNPINTINPSDLLWKTESKEELKFYSGVLKFQNNYNSERTSSDLDALKALAKNPLKLNVFLHDAKVSSNLTASSIVPIQLKSGTADMSLHVSQRQEFYEVSGKLTLDGMDYALDQIQLKYHYFIQMNRDLHLIDNPDFLRVIDFFKQHHDRMLIHHSKFEAFQEDILSKLENRVKVTYDYLKAATKKQIEEKGFDLENEQLIYLSESEDFVLLTPVMRYGDLEIPILSRKQIRSRDRNGNLFTLSRDAAAELQFTSDMVRQHPYFEEQLESNDCFYLHKTRLLENNWFLHAFEEWRNKGITILGFNQLKNNNLNQHKANISINVMSGIDWFKTAVKLKYGNQVVSLRHLHQSIRNKNKFVKLDDGTMGILPDEWIAKFTKYFNAGEVVEEYIQTPKISFTAIEEMYEDQLLDESVKDQLAIYKKKLSGSDTITEVAIPEGLNATLREYQKQGLNWLNFLDEFNFGACLADDMGLGKTIQIIAFILSQRAKIGHNTNLIVVPASLIFNWQQEIAKFAPSIKMLTIYGTDRIKHHRDFDQYEVLITSYGTLLTDARFLKEYRFNYIFLDESQTIKNPESQRYKSVRLLQSRNKVVLTGTPIENNTFDLYGQLSFACPGLLGSKQYFREIYSTPIDQFKDRRAATQLQNRINPFLLRRTKEQVAKELPDKTEMVIYCEMEADQRKVYDGYEKEIRDYLTNQTDAEVASNTMNVLKGITKLRQICNSPALLSEDEFYGSSSAKMEVLLEQIENKSKQHKILVFSQFVGMLELIKKELQEKGISFAYLTGQTKNREAVVASFQDNPDIRVFLISLKAGGVGLNLTQADYVYLVDPWWNPAVENQAIDRTYRIGQQKNVIAVRLICPDTIEEKIRKLQASKKDLVRDLIKTDASIYKSLTKKELLALFS